The Methanofervidicoccus sp. A16 genome has a segment encoding these proteins:
- a CDS encoding anthranilate synthase component I, translating to MKLYRKKFDYVDPIKLYSVLREKGEYSFILESRDKHPSKARYTYISANPEFVVKIKRDTKIDNTKISKESNPFKGLKEVYFNEIGDETPSNIDANERFIGGFLGYIAYDAVHNYIGGDIEEASVFGYYRSLYVYDHILNRYYYLTLNNSEEEMRKAERIVERAKKREIPDESGSSEIVSCDAGREEYIEMVKRAKEYIYDGDAFQIVISREYNLRSDLSPFKIYRNLREISPSPYMFFLEFEKKVLGASPETMASVEKNILKINPIAGTINVGRTEEETKRLAEKLLQDEKERAEHMMLVDLARNDVRKVSKPGSVKLKRFFEVVRYSHVQHIESEVVGELREDVTMFDAVEASFPAGTLTGAPKYRAMEIIDTLERSRRRVYGGAVGYFSLNNYGDTAIAIRMAEVERDNLIRVRAGAGIVADSIPENEYIETERKMAAIMSALNVNR from the coding sequence ATGAAACTCTACAGAAAAAAGTTTGATTATGTTGATCCTATAAAGTTATACAGTGTATTAAGGGAGAAAGGAGAGTATTCATTTATATTAGAATCAAGAGATAAGCATCCGTCGAAGGCGAGATATACTTACATCTCTGCGAATCCTGAGTTCGTTGTAAAGATTAAGAGGGATACAAAGATAGACAATACCAAGATATCCAAGGAGAGTAATCCCTTCAAAGGTCTAAAGGAAGTATATTTCAACGAAATAGGAGATGAAACACCCTCCAATATCGATGCGAATGAGAGGTTTATAGGAGGTTTCTTAGGGTATATAGCCTACGATGCTGTACATAACTACATAGGAGGAGACATTGAGGAGGCGTCAGTTTTTGGATACTACAGGAGTCTCTATGTATATGATCATATACTAAATAGATACTACTACCTTACCCTAAATAATTCAGAGGAGGAGATGAGAAAGGCTGAGAGAATAGTTGAGAGGGCAAAAAAAAGGGAGATTCCAGATGAATCAGGTAGTTCAGAGATAGTAAGTTGTGATGCAGGGAGGGAGGAATATATAGAGATGGTGAAGAGGGCTAAGGAGTACATATACGATGGAGATGCCTTTCAGATAGTTATATCCAGGGAGTACAACCTAAGGAGTGATCTATCTCCCTTTAAGATATATAGGAATCTCAGGGAGATAAGTCCAAGTCCCTATATGTTTTTCTTGGAGTTTGAGAAGAAGGTTTTAGGGGCATCTCCAGAGACTATGGCATCTGTGGAGAAAAATATACTAAAGATAAACCCTATTGCAGGAACTATAAACGTTGGGAGAACTGAGGAGGAGACAAAAAGGTTGGCGGAGAAACTCCTTCAGGATGAGAAGGAGAGGGCTGAACATATGATGCTGGTAGATCTGGCAAGGAACGACGTCAGGAAGGTTTCAAAACCTGGATCTGTTAAATTGAAGAGGTTCTTTGAGGTGGTTAGATACAGTCATGTGCAACATATAGAGAGTGAAGTTGTTGGAGAGTTAAGAGAAGATGTTACAATGTTCGATGCGGTGGAGGCATCTTTTCCAGCAGGTACTTTAACTGGGGCTCCTAAGTACAGGGCTATGGAGATAATAGATACCTTGGAGAGATCTAGGAGAAGGGTGTATGGGGGGGCTGTAGGATACTTCTCACTAAACAACTACGGGGACACTGCAATTGCAATAAGGATGGCTGAGGTAGAGAGGGATAATCTCATAAGGGTGAGGGCTGGAGCGGGAATAGTGGCGGACTCTATACCAGAGAATGAATACATCGAAACTGAGAGGAAAATGGCAGCAATTATGAGTGCCCTGAATGTTAATAGATAA
- a CDS encoding aminodeoxychorismate/anthranilate synthase component II: MILIIDNRDSFVWNLAEYASIYDSVEVVPNTITVEEVREIDPSGIIISPGPGSPEKRRDVENCPDIVRSVDVPILGVCLGHQIIAYTFGGKVGKVHPVHGKASLIKHDGKSIFKGVKNPFMGGRYHSLAVLEVPKDFEISATTVGEERIVMGIRHRYKPIEGVQFHPESVLTEWESKEGLKIIKNFVDIAKEWRERR; encoded by the coding sequence ATGATACTTATCATAGATAACAGAGATTCCTTTGTATGGAATTTGGCGGAGTACGCCTCTATCTACGACAGTGTAGAGGTGGTGCCAAATACTATAACCGTAGAGGAGGTTAGGGAGATAGATCCCTCAGGTATAATTATATCTCCAGGTCCTGGAAGTCCAGAGAAAAGGAGGGACGTTGAGAACTGCCCAGATATTGTAAGGAGTGTAGATGTACCTATATTAGGTGTCTGCTTAGGACATCAGATCATCGCCTATACCTTTGGGGGAAAGGTGGGGAAAGTACATCCTGTCCATGGAAAGGCGTCTCTAATAAAACATGATGGAAAAAGTATATTCAAAGGTGTAAAAAATCCCTTTATGGGAGGTAGGTACCATTCCCTGGCAGTGCTCGAGGTGCCCAAGGACTTTGAGATCAGTGCTACTACTGTAGGTGAGGAGAGAATAGTGATGGGAATAAGGCACAGATATAAACCTATTGAAGGGGTGCAGTTTCACCCTGAGAGTGTCCTTACAGAGTGGGAGAGTAAGGAGGGTTTGAAGATAATTAAGAACTTTGTGGATATTGCTAAGGAGTGGAGGGAGAGGAGATAA
- a CDS encoding HDIG domain-containing metalloprotein yields the protein MEDGKKTEYKRKRYSFEDLIALAEEIKDKDLREKVIEFLKNPLPTHKDIENTNIPIEDSPASIRWHHKYKGGLVEHTIATTKIALKIAEALEEVYGLNINKDVLIAGGLLHDIMKPFNYIEDSEGEGYDHIPKFHLEHLTLAVAELYKRDFPIEVIKVVASHHGEYGSMKPDSIEGWILHYADTIDASLNDIAIRICQARARDIGVDEGEIYNLFTPLKIYEMRVKEGKDRLKEKLNEIFNVEGEKEEENSSE from the coding sequence ATGGAAGATGGAAAAAAGACGGAGTATAAGAGAAAGAGGTACTCCTTTGAGGATCTTATAGCCTTGGCGGAGGAGATAAAAGATAAAGATCTAAGGGAAAAGGTTATAGAATTTCTAAAGAACCCCCTTCCAACACATAAAGATATTGAAAATACTAACATTCCCATTGAGGATTCACCTGCCAGTATTAGATGGCATCATAAGTATAAGGGGGGTTTAGTTGAACATACCATAGCTACAACGAAGATAGCGTTGAAGATAGCAGAGGCTCTTGAGGAGGTTTATGGTTTAAACATTAACAAAGATGTGCTGATAGCAGGGGGGCTACTTCATGACATTATGAAGCCCTTTAACTATATAGAGGATAGTGAAGGTGAAGGGTACGATCATATCCCAAAGTTTCATTTAGAGCATCTTACATTAGCAGTTGCAGAACTCTACAAGAGGGATTTTCCGATAGAGGTTATAAAGGTGGTAGCCTCCCACCATGGGGAGTATGGCTCTATGAAACCAGATTCCATTGAGGGGTGGATACTTCACTATGCAGATACTATAGATGCATCTTTAAATGATATCGCCATCAGGATATGTCAGGCGAGGGCTAGGGATATAGGGGTAGATGAGGGTGAGATATACAACCTATTTACACCTTTAAAGATATACGAGATGAGGGTTAAAGAAGGTAAAGATAGATTAAAAGAGAAATTAAATGAGATATTCAATGTAGAGGGTGAAAAAGAGGAGGAAAATAGTTCCGAATAA
- a CDS encoding RNA-binding domain-containing protein: MIIKIKTRIKPTEDREKVIKAVRNIFRDAEILIDENNILTAEAKSLKKLKELIRRQAILDAARMVLEKGISGNSTRFVLNKQAAYCGVVNFDRDVHGGIDVKIIAEEGEDIRAIVKDIAPRTKDGKIVEEEEILEDNINRSDDSFLGS; the protein is encoded by the coding sequence ATGATTATAAAGATTAAAACCAGAATTAAACCAACAGAGGATAGGGAGAAGGTTATTAAGGCCGTTCGAAATATATTCAGGGATGCTGAGATCCTCATCGATGAAAATAACATACTAACTGCAGAGGCTAAGAGTTTAAAGAAACTTAAAGAACTTATTAGAAGACAGGCTATATTAGATGCTGCGAGAATGGTTTTAGAGAAAGGTATTTCAGGGAATTCTACAAGGTTCGTATTGAATAAACAGGCTGCCTACTGCGGAGTTGTAAATTTTGACAGGGATGTTCATGGAGGTATAGACGTAAAGATTATTGCAGAGGAAGGTGAAGATATAAGAGCCATAGTTAAGGATATTGCACCGAGAACGAAGGATGGAAAAATAGTTGAGGAGGAAGAGATCTTAGAAGATAATATTAATAGAAGTGATGACTCCTTTCTTGGTAGTTAG